In Clostridium sporogenes, one genomic interval encodes:
- the yeiL gene encoding transcriptional regulator YeiL — translation MIRINDLKEREKYILKYRINDMFTKDMNPFIELFFFKKNEHICREDEELNYLFFLVKGKAKVYTTLSNGKSLLLCFYDDFKLLGDVEIINLENASSNVQVIEDTYCLAISLKNVRLYLLNDAKFLRFICSSLGGKLNRCSKNSSINLLYPLENRLASYILATGERVNNNEERIIKFNENLTEIAELLGTSYRHLLRTLNNLSCKGAIRKKNNYFQVLDEKILKKLAADLYK, via the coding sequence ATGATAAGAATTAATGATTTAAAAGAAAGAGAGAAATATATTTTAAAGTATAGAATTAATGATATGTTTACTAAAGATATGAATCCTTTTATAGAACTTTTCTTTTTCAAAAAAAATGAGCATATTTGTAGAGAAGATGAAGAACTTAATTATCTTTTTTTTCTTGTAAAAGGAAAAGCTAAAGTATATACAACTCTTAGTAATGGCAAGTCTTTGTTACTTTGCTTTTATGATGATTTTAAATTATTGGGCGATGTAGAAATTATTAATTTAGAAAATGCATCTTCAAATGTGCAGGTTATAGAGGATACATATTGCCTAGCTATATCCTTAAAAAATGTAAGATTGTATTTGCTTAATGATGCTAAATTTTTAAGGTTTATTTGTAGTTCTTTAGGTGGAAAATTAAATAGATGTTCAAAAAATAGTTCTATAAATTTGCTTTATCCTTTGGAAAATAGATTGGCCAGTTATATTCTTGCTACTGGTGAAAGAGTAAATAATAATGAAGAAAGAATAATAAAGTTTAATGAAAACTTAACTGAAATAGCAGAGCTTCTAGGTACAAGTTATAGACATTTATTAAGAACATTAAATAATCTTAGTTGTAAGGGAGCTATAAGAAAGAAAAACAATTACTTTCAAGTATTAGATGAGAAAATTCTAAAAAAGCTTGCAGCAGATTTATATAAATAA